Below is a genomic region from Rhododendron vialii isolate Sample 1 chromosome 5a, ASM3025357v1.
TGgagtatcattttcaaaaaacaaggccttgttcgtttaacatatttactttgttttaactttgttttcaatcattaccctatatctttttccaatcattattctatttctctaataattaatttcatttttctctctatctctttccaatcattactcctctctccaatcattactctatttctttcttcacCCACtgtcaaaactaaaatacccaaagttaccaaatgaaCAAAGTCAATGAAATTTGGAATGGATAAAATCCCATCATCTGTTACCACCCTCAAAGTGAGCTACAATCATTCCAAGCATTGGGGACCAGATTGTCGAAATGACTGAAATGTGCTTCAAATTTGGGGCTTTACTAATAAGCTAGAGGCAAAAAGTATGTCATGAGACATAGCTGCAACCCAGACTAAAGTCCTCAACACAGCAAGTAGGTACAAGGTGACGATTCACTAAAGTTTAGGTGACAATTCACCAAGTTTAGTAGCCAATCCATGGCTGTGCTATCATATATGCATACAAGAATCAACAAATAAGCGCTCAGCACCAACTAATATCTTACAAAACTAGGGATGGCGATTGCTCCACAGCGATACATCCTTGGCCTTGCAACAAAATGAGATGTTTATCTCATACCATCTTTTGGAGGTGCCGGCCTCTTGCTTGCTCTAGTACCAACACCGGATTGTCTGAGATTCAGCAAAACAAGATGAAGTCCAACAGCAGAAAGGTAGAAACCCACAGAGAAGATACAGTTCGAGCGGAGGAAGAAGTAGAATGAGCTGCTGTTGTTGTCCCATTACTTGTGGCAGTTTTGTTGCTGCTGTAAAAATTGCACAACCAAGACCAGGATTAGGAATATAGAGAAGTATAAAAATGACAACTTAAACTGGACGATTATCTGAAATGGGAAACATACCCGGCTGTCATGTACAAGCACTTGTCATAGCCTGCACAACAAACAAAGGGTTGTTTGGTCAGTCCCCTAGAAAAGGTTTTCAAGCAGATAAGTAAACATGTAAGATTGGCCTGTACTAATCCGCTAATTTTGGAAAACCAAGATGTTAAAGAGACGAGACCAAGGTACACCATATGATAGATCACAATAAGTTGATAGCTTGATTTACTATTCTCAAGAATCAAATGATTAGATCAAACTTTCACCATTGAATCTTTTAAGTTATTTGACAGTTTGAAATGGAATGGAGCCAAACCCAACAGATATGACTCACCCATCTCATTCTCAAGCATTTTTCTGTGcaactaaaacaaaacaaggaaagaaaaatgtatcccaaaaacttatcaaaaccaacaaaatatcGAGAGAAAAAGGTTAATTTGTAAGCTACATACTTGGATTCTTGTTTGTTTTAACCCCTACTCCCCCAAAACTGCAAGCAATATCAGTAGCTGCATTTTGCTGGAAATAACTGTTGAACGCATAAGAAGCATGTGAAACTAGATTATCCGGCTCAAAACAAGGCTGACTGGGCTGAATAGGAGAACAGTCCACATTCCCAGCACTACAAGCCCAATCCAAGGCACTCTGTAAATCCACTTCTGAAGCTGTAGAAGAAGCAATACACCATTTTCCACTCGAACTGGAAACATTTGCCTGTGTGGTCGTATCCACAGCACCCTTCCCAGTGAAATCAAGGCTATAGACACTTGTTTGGTCTGGATAAAACAAACCCCAGTTCCTCTCTGATTCCAACCCGGGTTTCCGATTTTCATTAAACAATGAAAAGACATATACATCTAGCTCCTGTCCAGATTTTGCAGGAGTACCTGTATCATTGATAACGTGGCGTATCAGATTGGTATTATACGTTTGGGCATTATCTGGAGTTGCAGCTTTCTCTTTAGCAGACCCTTTAGAAGGCCACCCTGTCTCAGTAACCATAATCTTGATTGTCCGATAGTTCAGCCCCATCAGAGCAAAATAAATGGCATCAATTTGCGCATCAAACATGTTGGTATACAGCAAACCAGTATTTGGGTCGACAACCTCAGTGGACGACTCAAATAGAGCATAATCAAGAGAGACATTATTACGGGAATCACTATAAGCATAATAAGGGTATATGTCGACCATGAATGGAGACTGGTTCTCAGCAAGAAATTCCAACAAAGGCTTCAGAAAGAACGCATGGCTACTGTTAAAAGCACCAGCAGATGGTGGGAATGATCGAGACAAAACACCAAGAGAATGGGTAGTTGAAACCTTAATTTTCCTATGTAAACTGGCCTTTTTTAGAGCTGTTTGAACATTGTGCATTGCCGGTACTACCATAGAAGAAACATTGTTGGATGCTTCTGTTACTTCAGCGCCGACAGTTATATAGGTGATCTTCGTGGCCGGGTAGTAGGGAAGGATGTTGTTCTTTAGCCAGGTGTCTGCGTTGGATTGgaattgggaaaaaggcaaCAAGTCCAAATTTGTAATCCCAACCATGAGCTCAACTCCAGTGTTGGCAAAGGCCTTGAGGACCTGGATGTTAGCATCGTATATCCTCAGATACTTAATGTTGTGAAGTTTAACCAGCTGCGCTACCTTATCCGGTGTTGGGAGATCATCAGCATTTCTTCCATAACAAACACCAATTGTGCTTCCCTTGCAGAAATCTGCATGTAATTGAAGAAATTCAAATCCAAGAGTCCAATTGTCTTTTAGGGAAGGGTACGATTACTTATTCTAAGTACATATAAACTGAAGATGGAAGTTAAGGTCCAGATGAAAGCTTCTTCAATATCTTACAGTATCTACCCCTCctttaaagttcaaaacataGCAAAGGCATTGCACAGATGTTTGAAAAGATTGCGCCCATCagtgttttgaattttaatcaTGAAGTTCAAAGCCTTAAATTACAGTTCAAAGTGACCCGACTAAGGTAGACACTGTTGATTTTTGATCTTCAGCAACACAAAAACCTCTTTGAATACCcacaaaacttaaaaaagaaacaaaaattctCGCGTTCATTGTAGACTGGAAAAGAAAATCTATGGCAATCAGGTGAGCGATCTATATTCCACACAATCAACTTCCTATATCAAGTAACCTTTGAATCTCAAAACGACTATATATATCATGGACCTGTCTTCAAGCCATAGACGACATATGCACGTTAaaagaaagtcaaaaaataaCCATAAGACTGATAGCTAACGGCAATTTGACTGCAAAGAGCAAGTCCAAGGGCATGCAAATCCCAAGCCATTGCAAAAATCTGACAAAATAAATATGGCAAAAGGTTCTCTACCAGGTAGCCGAACTTGCTGCCAAACTTTGGCAACAAATTTGGCTTTGCCAAACGCGCCACCCCACCCGACGAATTTCACCTCCCTTCTCTCATCTTTCAAGGGGAAAAAATCGCATTGTGCCAAAATAGCACCAAACGGGAACACCAACATTATGATTTGTTGACGTTTAGAGCTGTAACATGCCAAATAAATGACTTTTAACGAAATCAATATGGTATTTTGGTACCAAAGTGGACTTGCTCTAAGAGATGCAAACCAGTTAGGGCAAGACTGCCAAGGCAGCTTCAATCAATCCATTTTGCTGTCCAATACATTGATTTAAGACCGTAGGATTACGCTGCTAATTCAACTACTACTATTCTACTTTTTTTGGGTGATAACTCAGGTATCCGGGCCaaattgggacacaaggctcggtatggtttgggtttggttttgcaGGTATCCAGGgaagcttacgcgcacctcgaacCTCGACTAATCGTTGGGGCTCAATCCCACTGCCCACTTAAAGCTGGGCCAATGCTTGTATGAACTGGCCCCTACTACTATTCTACTTTACCCTTTCAGAAGCAGAGAAAAATCAGCTACACGTATTCTTGGAACCGTGTAATGCTATATGACTATATGTGCCGTGAAAGAAAACCCAGAAAGAAACAATGTTAAAGTGAGGgaacaacca
It encodes:
- the LOC131325939 gene encoding glucan endo-1,3-beta-glucosidase 13-like isoform X2; the protein is MGEKGIRVIFATSLLLMLLDFCKGSTIGVCYGRNADDLPTPDKVAQLVKLHNIKYLRIYDANIQVLKAFANTGVELMVGITNLDLLPFSQFQSNADTWLKNNILPYYPATKITYITVGAEVTEASNNVSSMVVPAMHNVQTALKKASLHRKIKVSTTHSLGVLSRSFPPSAGAFNSSHAFFLKPLLEFLAENQSPFMVDIYPYYAYSDSRNNVSLDYALFESSTEVVDPNTGLLYTNMFDAQIDAIYFALMGLNYRTIKIMVTETGWPSKGSAKEKAATPDNAQTYNTNLIRHVINDTGTPAKSGQELDVYVFSLFNENRKPGLESERNWGLFYPDQTSVYSLDFTGKGAVDTTTQANVSSSSGKWCIASSTASEVDLQSALDWACSAGNVDCSPIQPSQPCFEPDNLVSHASYAFNSYFQQNAATDIACSFGGVGVKTNKNPSYDKCLYMTAGNKTATSNGTTTAAHSTSSSARTVSSLWVSTFLLLDFILFC
- the LOC131325939 gene encoding glucan endo-1,3-beta-glucosidase 13-like isoform X1, yielding MGEKGIRVIFATSLLLMLLDFCKGSTIGVCYGRNADDLPTPDKVAQLVKLHNIKYLRIYDANIQVLKAFANTGVELMVGITNLDLLPFSQFQSNADTWLKNNILPYYPATKITYITVGAEVTEASNNVSSMVVPAMHNVQTALKKASLHRKIKVSTTHSLGVLSRSFPPSAGAFNSSHAFFLKPLLEFLAENQSPFMVDIYPYYAYSDSRNNVSLDYALFESSTEVVDPNTGLLYTNMFDAQIDAIYFALMGLNYRTIKIMVTETGWPSKGSAKEKAATPDNAQTYNTNLIRHVINDTGTPAKSGQELDVYVFSLFNENRKPGLESERNWGLFYPDQTSVYSLDFTGKGAVDTTTQANVSSSSGKWCIASSTASEVDLQSALDWACSAGNVDCSPIQPSQPCFEPDNLVSHASYAFNSYFQQNAATDIACSFGGVGVKTNKNPSYDKCLYMTAGSNKTATSNGTTTAAHSTSSSARTVSSLWVSTFLLLDFILFC